The genome window CCATCGATGTCGAGCATCGCTTGCTTGATCTCTTCGGCCAGCTGCTCCATCCCGGCAACGCCGTACTCGCCGGTGAGGGTCACGTCGAGCACCGAGCGCAGATCGCTGGACTTGATTTTAATTACTTGCAGCGAGTCCGCGGCCTCCTGGGGCAGCTCGCCTTTGATGCGGTCGATCTCCGATTTGAGATCAGTGACCGCGATCTCGTAATCCTCGATGTCGCTGTCGTATTCGACGAAGATCAGCGCACGCCCCTCGTAACTCTGGGCGTAGACCTGCTCGATGTCCGACAGCGTCCGAATCCGATCCTCCAGCGGCAGGGTGATCAGCCGCTCGACGTCCAGCGGCGAGGCGCCCGGGTAGGTGGCGCTGACGATCGCGATCTCGATCGTCACCGAGGGGTGGCGCTCGATCGGCATGTTGAAGATCGCGAACAGCCCGGCGATGATCACCACGACCATCAGCAGGTTGACCATCACCGGTTGCTTGACAACAAAGCTCGGCAGCGACATCGCCCTACTCCACGACTTCGACGGTCGAGCCGTCGTTCAGCTTCTCGTTTCCCACGGTCACTATCGCATCGCCGGCCTCGACCCCGTCCTGGAGCACGACCCGCCGTCCGTTCTGCGGACCGGGCGTCACCTGTTGCTCGCGGACCGCGCCGTTGTCGATCAGGAACACGTAGCTCTTGCCGTAGCGCTGGAAGACCGCGTCGATCGGCACGGAGAAGGCCTGTTCAATGGACAACACCGGGATCTGTACCGTGGCGATCATCCCCACCCGAACGGAGTCGGGCGGATCGATCAGCTCGAGCTGCACCGGGTAGGTCATGGTCGGCTCCAGCGCCTTGACCCCCACTCGCGCCACATTGGCGCGCAGCTCGCTCTCGCCCAAAGTCGGGATGCTCAGCCGAGCCTCCATGCCCGGCTGGACAGCATCGATCTCCTCCTGGCCCACACCGATCATTAATTGCAGTTGGCCGGGATCGACCAGTTGGGCAACTGCGGTGCCCTGACCCAAGGTGTCGCCCAGTGAGACCAGATCGTCGGCGATCACACCGTCGAACGGTGCGCGCACAGTGGCGTTGCGCAATGAGCGCCGGGCCAAAGACAGCTTCGCCTCGGCCGATTCCAGGACGGCCTGGGCGTTGCGTTGGGCGTACTTGATCTGATCGAAGTCCGCGTCCGAGATCAGCTGTTTGTCGTGCAGCAGTCCGGCGCGATCGAGCTGGTCCTGAGCCTGCTCCAGGCCGACCGTGGCCTGGGACACTGCGGCCTGCGCCGCGTCGAGCTCAATGCGGTACGGCTCGCTGTCCACGCTGACCAGCGCGTCGCCCTTCTTCACGCGGGCACCGATCTCGAGCCGATCGATCACGACCCTACCGGCAGTCTCGGAGATCACGGTCACGTCGTTGACCGCCTCGATCGAGCCGCTGAACTCGATAATGCGCGAGAACGGCTGAGCCGCGATGGTCGTGGCCCGCACCTTGACCGGGGCCTGATCCGCGTGCGGCTGCGACGCCTTGCCGGCCTGAGGCGGCCCGGGGCAACCCGAAGCGCTGAACGCGACCAAGGCCAGAACGCAGGCGATTGCGATTGGTAAATTGGTAAATTTGATTTGCATGGCTCTCTCCGTTCGGGCGCTCGCAGGGCAGCAGTTGACATTGTCAAGGTACCGGCCAACCGCGCAAAAATCAGTGACGAATAAGTATCAATGGGTATCGGTCTGTATCGCATCCAAATTGAACTCGAATATTGCACTGTTCGATATTAAAAGACCACTTCACTGCGGAGTGGGCACACGAAAGATAAAAAGAGGAAAAAGCGCCAGGGGTGATCAGCGCTTTCCCCATGTAATACCCCACCGACCTTTGACCGATTTGGCCAATCCGCCAAAGGGAGATCGGCATTGTCAGGGATCGTTCAATGATGCATCGGTGGCGGACGATGCTGGTCAAGATCGACCAGCTTCTGACGCTGCAAGGGTGTGAGACTGGCGTGAAACGCAGCCTCAGCGTCGATCATGGTGT of Candidatus Alcyoniella australis contains these proteins:
- a CDS encoding efflux RND transporter periplasmic adaptor subunit, with the protein product MQIKFTNLPIAIACVLALVAFSASGCPGPPQAGKASQPHADQAPVKVRATTIAAQPFSRIIEFSGSIEAVNDVTVISETAGRVVIDRLEIGARVKKGDALVSVDSEPYRIELDAAQAAVSQATVGLEQAQDQLDRAGLLHDKQLISDADFDQIKYAQRNAQAVLESAEAKLSLARRSLRNATVRAPFDGVIADDLVSLGDTLGQGTAVAQLVDPGQLQLMIGVGQEEIDAVQPGMEARLSIPTLGESELRANVARVGVKALEPTMTYPVQLELIDPPDSVRVGMIATVQIPVLSIEQAFSVPIDAVFQRYGKSYVFLIDNGAVREQQVTPGPQNGRRVVLQDGVEAGDAIVTVGNEKLNDGSTVEVVE